DNA from Homo sapiens chromosome 1, GRCh38.p14 Primary Assembly:
GTAGGGATGGGTTGTTCTGAGTCTTCCACTCAAGGCTGTGCTTCTCAGAAGTACATTCGACACCTGGGATTCTGAGGCTGAAAAACACTTTCTGCATAAAACCTTGCCTTTAGTCACTTTGTGCTTTAATTAATCCACACTTTTCATAAATGATGGTCATAGAACCTGTACCCACAAATTAGAGAAAAGCCTGTTGAACACCCTTTAGTCTTTTTGGTCACGCACCTATACACTGACAACATCCCAGTGTAGCCGTTCCTTCATATGTAAACCATCTAAAAAGgagttaatttcattttctttctttctttttttttttttttgagacagggtctagctctgttgcctaggctggagtgcagtggcacaatgtcggctcactgcaacctctgcctcccaggttcaagtgattctcccacctcagtctcccgagtagctgggtctacaggcttgtgccaccatgcctggctaattttttgtatttttagtagagatggggtttcaccatgttggccaggctggtcttgacttctggcctcaagtgatctgcccgcttcggcctcccaaagtgttgggattacaggcatgagccactgtgcctgatgaGAATTTCATTTTCATACCACTCATTCTCAGGTGTACCAtgaaaacgaaacaaaaacaaaacaaaacctccacTTGCACAGCTGCTTTCACCTTTCAGTCATGAAGCCTCATGTATCGGTTTTTACACAATGTCTCTCCAATCTATTATTTGTATCCATTTTcacttatagaaataaaaaatttaagccCTAAGTATAAGCGTATTGcattttatcaaatctaagaCATCATATCTTAAGATGCACCATTATTTTATGCATCAGAAAATGATGCCAATTAAATAGCACAATATTTTCCTGTCATATCAATTATAAGACAATTTTAGTGatgttaaaatgagaaaaataagagtgAGCTTTAGATTTGATGAAATAAGGTAATTAAAGCAGTTGAAACTACATgtcaaaaatcagaagcatttaaTAAGAACTTTAAATGGGTATTTTACTTCCCTACTATGGATGCTTTGGAAATCTGTGCAGATAATTTTATGGTTATCATAATAGTTTATTGGATATTGATATCTACATTATGGGAGGGGTGTCAAATGGGTGAGTtctacataataaaaaaaatttccctcaTCCTGTACAACTTTTCAATGTCTAGCTAGACATTCTTGCAGCTGAAAATACctataatatttcaatatttataattacttgggcctagaaccttttttttttaaacactgctTTAATACTAAAATTTCCAGAAATGCAACTACTATATAACTTGAAAGATTCCACATTGTGGAATCATAGGTCACTGATAACAACACTGCTCATggttttggaggtttttttttttttggagacagagtctcactctgtcgcccacgctggagtgcagtggcacaatctccgctcactgcaacctccgcctcccgggttcaagcaattctcctgcctcagcctcctgagtagctgggattacaggcatgcgccaccatgcctggctaatttttcttttgcattttagtagagacggggtttcaccgtgttgcccaggctggtctcgaactcctgacctcaagtgatctgccaccttggcctcccaaagtactaggattacatgtgtgagccactgcacccggtggTTTTAGAGTTTTTATAATTATCAACATAACACCCATTTGCCAGTCAGTATTTGCTGCTTACATGTTCAAGGTTATTTCAGAAATGGGTGGAAGCACCTCATGACTACATTAGGTCTCACAGTGTAGTCGTGCCCTAATATTTACAtgctaaaatatgtattttgttaaaaaatacttttctttatattatggTTAGGGCATTATATTGATTTTCCCACCTGAGGTTATACATACAGGTAGGTTATATTTTTACATACCTATTGTTTTATTTCAGGGTAGAAaagggagaatttttaaaaaatgtattataaaaggGGGATGTTGAGTCCCATGTGGTGGGGAACCAATAACTCAAAGTAGTAAAGACAAGACTGTGGGAATGGAAAATATGTGTTAGCCGTTAGCCTTCCTCTATCTAGCTAGATACAGAAGATAGCAAGTGAATATTTACCTAAGAGCTGCCACAATTTAAATTAAATCTTTACATATTCTACATTTTATCATAAagctaaatttctttctttttttttttttttaagatggagtctcactctgtcgtccaggctggagtgcagtggtgtgatctccgctcactgcaggctccgcctcctggctccacgccattctcctgcctcagcctcccgagtagctgggactacaggcgcctgccacaacgcccggctaattttttgtatttttagtagagaaggggtttcaccgtgttagccaggatggtctcaatctcctgacctcgtgatctgcccgccttggcctcccaaagtgctggcattacaggcgtgagccaccacgcccggcctcataaAGCCAAATTTCTAAGTCTGTTTACCAAAAAGGGGCAAAGAACATTCCTATctaatatttaaagtttataatatagtaatatttcCAAGAGCTATTGACTTGTAACCTTACTACTATAAGTGTTTATTATAGGAAATGacaattgttaaaatatttgtagTAAAGAATTGTTTGCTCACATAAAGTTGTAAACTCTATTTGTCATAGGAGTTGAATTTGCTCCCCAACCTTATTATAATTAacccatctgttattttttttttttttgcccaggctggaatgcagtgccatgacctcagctcactgtaacctccgcctcccaggttcaagcgattctcctgcctcagcctcccaagtagctgggattacaggcgcctgctaccacacccagctaagttttgtatttttagtagatacagggtttcaccctgttggccaggctggtctcaaactcctgaccttaagtgatctgcccacctcaacctcccaaagtgctgggattataggcgtgagccactgcgcctggcaaccCATTTACTATTAATCCTGTTCTAATTAACTCaattagtcattttattttatttttttctatttttattatactttaagttttagggtacatgtacacaacgtgcaggtttgttacatatctatacatgtaccatgttggtgtgctgcacccattaactcgtcatttaacattaggtatatctcctaatgctatccctccccactcccccgaccccacaacaggccccagtgtgtgatgttccccttcctgtgtccatgtgttctcattgttcgattcccacccatgagtgagaacatgcagtgtttggttttttgtccttgcgatagtttgctgagaacgatggtttccagcttcatccatgtccctacaaaggacatgaactcatcattttttatggctgcatagtattccatggtgtatatgtgccacattttcttgattcagtctatcattgttggacatttgggttggttccaagtctttgctattgtgaatagtgccgcaataaacatacatgtgcatgtgtctttatagcagcatgatttgtaatcctttgggtatatacccagtaatgggatggctgggtcaaatggtatttctagttctagatccctaaggaatcgccacactgacttccacaatgtttgaactagtttacagtcccaccaacagtgtaaaagtgttcctatttctccacatcctctccagcacctgttgtttcctgactttttaatgattgccattctaactggtgtgagatggtatctcattgtggttttgatttgcatttctccaatggccagtgatgatgagcattttttcatgtgtcttttggctgcataaatgtcttcttttgagaagtgtctgttcgtatcctttgtccactttttgatggggttttttttttcttgtaaatttgtttgagttcactgtagattctggatattagccctttgtcagatgagtagtagTCATTAAGACTCAGCAGATTCACTTAAAATTCAGGATACCCAAggcaaaaaaagtattttccaagTAAAATAAACACCTCTAATTTGACTTTAAAACACAATGTAGAATCCCAATTTTCTACTGTAACTACCTTAATTCAGGCTTCTGCAGCCCACACCTGGATTACTCCATATTCTCCCTGGCGCTGGCCTCTCCTACACCAGTTTGTTCTGTGCACCATCCTAGGttagaatttttcaaataatagGTTGTGAAATACATTTAGTGGATTGTGATcagagttttttaaaagatgaaagagaataaaaagtaataagaatGGACTGCATGTTGTAAAAGTTagcattattttatacatttttttttcagttacaaTCATATACCTACATGTGTACTGAATtgcaatgtaaaatatatttcttattgtgGTCATggtcaaaaagtttgaaaaacactgcatTAGAATAATCTTCCCAGACACAGTTTTCAACATGCTTTTCCTCAGCTTTGATTCCTATTTAAGGATAATAATGGCTAATATATATTAAGTACTTATGCCAGAGACGGCGCTAAAGAGTTTTAAATGGTATTATCTCTTCAgcacaactctgtgaagtaggtactgttattattcctgttttacagataagcaaactgaggcatggagaagtAACAATTTGCTCAGagtcacccagctagtaagtggaagGGTTAGGATTCAGTCCTTGGCATCTGGCCCCAGAGCCCATCCTCTTAGCAGCTAAATTATCCTGCCTGTACTCCTTAAGCCCAAAGAGTTTAATGCCTAACTTATTTCTTTAGCCTTAACACTTCCCTCTCCATTTTAACTGGGCATAGTACCTTGCTGTCTCCTGAAACCCCTTTTACTTTCAAAGCTCTTCCTCTGTTTAAGCTAATTCCTCAACATGGGAATGGATGGGGGTGGGTTGGCAGGGTTGGCTGGTTGTCAGGAAACTAAATCTAGTCTGCCAAATATTTTTGTAGATTAAGTTTTACTGGGACAGAACCATACCTATTCATTTACGTACGGTCTAGGCCTGCTTTTGCACTAtgatggcagagctgagtagtcACAAAGAAGACCATACGGCCCacaatgcctaaaatatttaacatctagttctttacagaaaaaatttgaTGACCCCTGCTCTACATCAAAGTCCCATTCCTTCCTCTCTACTTAATTTAAATCCCCCACAACGTTCCTAGCCTAGGTCAGGTTCCATCTCCCATGGGAAATTTTCTCTGATACCTCTAGCCTACTACCATGTGTGCCTTGCCTTGACCACCAGACTGCTCCTCTTGGGAGCAGGAAGTACCCCTCTCATACTTCTATATCTCCACCATGACCACAGTACTTTGCCTAGAAAGAGCAGGATAAACATTTATGGATGGAAATGGAGTTGGGAGAGACTATGTTCAGTTCACCCAGCTGACCCATCAATAAACCAACTTTAAGGATAAGGGTGAGGGTAAGGAGGGTGAAGGAGTGCTGGTAAGCAAACACCACAAATGGGGGAAGGTCTTACCTTCTGTTCCACACATTTGATAAAATCACCTTGCCTGGAATGCCCCACTGGCTGCTTCCGAAATTCACTGCGTTTCTCCAGGCGGGACTCAAAAGCAGCTGGGTCTGACCTGATCAGAGGTAAACCAAAGGGTAAACCAACTGGGCCTTTTTGAATTCTAAAATAACAAAGCATCACTTTCCACCTCTACAGAGAAAGGACACTGCCATTCAGAGAGGTTGAAAAATTTGCCTTCAGTTAGTAAGAACTGGGCACAGGCCTAGAaataaagaaactggaaaaagaaatccTGTTATTCAACTGTTGTTAATCCTCAAGGGGCCTgtgtaacatttttcttttgcaggcTGTTCCCTAGGTTTACACAGGGCTTAGTCTCTCAGGTACTTACATTCAGGGTACTTAGAATTTTGAGGTCATCTTGCTGGATCACCTCTTCAGACAAGAATCCTATAGCCTCCTTACTAGGTGTCAAGCTTTTACTTGAATACATCCAGTTCTTGAAAATATGTCCCCCCAACCAGGTTAAACATCTGCTTTATTCAGATCCTGGTGATTCAGAGGCTTTAGGTAGCCTATTTTGCAGAAGATTTAGCATCTGAGTATCTCCCTAACCTACCCTCCAAAGAAGCTGCTCTTGGAGATGAAACAACAGAACACATTGTTTATGTCAAAATGGGGTTGGTCTTCAGGTTTGaagtccaggctggggtgctgtcCCTATTAAGAATTCTTCAGACTGTGTAGCTAAccatgggatatttggttttgtACACTTTGGTGAAGATATCATCCAGGGATTCCAGCTCTTTGGCCATGAGACCCAGAGTTTCATGGGTGAGGTCTGGAGGACCCAGGGACATCTTGGCTATCCCTCTGGTGGACTTTCCTGGTCAATGCATTATAGGGGGCCCCTTCTTCCATAAAATTCCTTTCTGGAGGTGACATAAAACACCACTCCCTTCACTGTCATGTAGATGggatgtttttcttctctctgtagtGGGCCGGCTCCTCCTCAATAAAGAGCCTCACCAGGGGTTTCTGCTTAGTCGGGCATGGCACCTGCCTGGCCAGAGCTGCAAGCAGCCCTGGGGGCTGTACCAGGACCAGGGTCAACCCTGCTAGTGGCTACAGCTGCAACTGGGCCTGCCATAGTGAAGGGGTAGAGAGGGCAAGGGACAGCCTGGGCAGTGAAGCTGTTGCTGGGATCTGaggatatagaaataaataagtcAGACTCCCTACCTCAAGGAGCTCACTATCCAGTGGGAGAGACAGgcataaaagtaaacaaatgaaagtaCAACAGGTATTATGATGAAAATTTGCTCAAACATCCCCAAATGGTTAAGGTGGTTTCATGCCTCTGTACCTTTGTTTATGTTGCTGCTCCCCTTACCTGGAACATCCCCTCCTCTCCATTCTTTTTCAAAGGAAGTTTGCTAACAGATAAAACTAGAGAGAGACTGGCAGGGACTAGGGTATGAGGAACTTGTGTGAAACATTAAGGAGTTTGGATGTTATTTAGAGGTCAGTGGGGGGATAACAGTATGTGTAAATGTTGATGGGAATGATCCAGTGGGGAAGGACGGTAAAACcagttatttatttgttcatgagTGGGTAAGAATAAATGGATGCTGATAAAGTATTCAAAGTACAAGTAGACAACTCTTCAGAGATGCTTGTGTGTAAAACAGATCAAATACAGATCAACGAGAGAAGCCTGGAGGGGAATGTACATCAAAGAAAGGCTTTTAAGATGACAAATACTTGAGACTATCTCAATGCTGCTGGAAGGAGAGCAAAAATACTCATTCATTTACTGCATAACTGTTTCAAATGGCAAGAAAGATCACTACAGTAGCAGTGAGAGGAACTGGGGTAAAGTAGTCCAGGAATGGAAGTAGGGAACTCTAGTTAGAGGATAATGGCAACAGCCCAGGTGACGATGATGGAGTAGATTAAGGCAGTGGAAGTAGAGATGAGACAGAACTCAAATTTACAGTACTAAGTCTTTGGTTTCCTTTCATAAGACAACTACCTTCTTACCCTGCTAAATTCTCTCCCAAGCCCCTTTAATTTTCACCTCTGATCTCCTTTAGCTCTTCCCACTTGAACTCTTCAGATGCTCCTATAGCCCCTCATATGCACCTTAAGCCCCTCTAAGCTCCAGATCCTTCCCTCTGGAAGCTAAGAGGTGGTGTTAGGGACCCTGGACTCAGAGTCAGACAAATCCCaaacagctgtgtgacctttggcaagtctCTTACTCTCGCTGATCCTCAGTCTCCTTAAGAGGGTTCAATGGGTGATCCGACTGTGACACTATTAGTCTTTGAtgccctcctcccatccccagtCGCCTTTCCTTGCAGTCAAGGCCCTAAGCTACCACCAGCCTGGGAACTCCAGCTCTGAGCCAGGCCTCAGCTATCTTaatatgtgaccttgagcaagtcaagTCCCTTCTCTAGAAGGCGTTTTCCCATTTCTATAATGAGGACAGGTGTCTCTGAGCTGCCTGCCTCAGGGCTGTCATAAGAGTCCACCTTAGCGTTTGGAGAACCAAAGCAGACAAACGTGGAACGAGCCAGGGCTTTGCAGAGACTCCCAGCTCTGACACcaattagctgtgtgatcttgggcaagtgaccTAGCCTCGCGGAGCCTGGCTACATCATCTGAAGAGCTGGGACAGTACTAGTGCCCACCTCACAGGGCTGTCCTAAGGCCCAGCAGCCCGGGCCGCCCCTCCTCCCGCCTCCTGCCCGCCTCCAGCCAACCCAGGCCCGCACCTGCGCAGCAGCTGGATCTTGTCGCGGTAGCGGTCGTAGAAAGGGTTGGCCTGGAGCTCGGCCTCGGCCCCGACCCCGCTGCTGTCGGCGCCCCCCTCGGGCCGGCCCGAGCCGGGGCGCACTGGGAAGACGCGCAGCTGCGCGGGTGACACGAGCCCCAGGCCCAGGGCGCGGCTGCGCACCGCGCACAGGCCCCGGTAGAGACCGGCCACCTGCAGGACCGCCGGTCCCGCGCCACCCGCAGCCGCCACCACCACAGCAGCCATGGCCGcccccgcctcctcctcctcctcaggcgCGTCGGCCTCGGCCCGCGGCCCGCGCGCCCGCTCCATCCCGCTCCGAGTGCGCCGCGCCCGCGCTCCGGCACCGAGGTTCCGCGCGCCCAAGGTTCCGGGCGCGGGATAGCGGCGAGGCGGGGCGGGGAGGAGGGGGCGCGCCGCTCTGGCCCCGGCACTGCGCGCTCTCGCCGCCCTGTGTATGCCACGGCCCGCCTCCTCCAGGGAGGCTGCCCAAATTCAACGCCCTTCCTCCCTCTGGGACCAGCAGCCTCTGCGCGCCAAGTCCGTTCTCTAAAGCCAGCGGATCTCCATGTCCTCGCGGTGCTTGCCCCTGGCACTCGCTGTAGTGCCAGGCACTCGATGTAGTAGTCCGTCCTTCAGCATCGAAGGTCTTTTCATCAACTATAATCACAGCAGCAAGCTTCTCTTTACTGAGGTTGCTATGTGCAGGACACTGAGCGGCTTCATACTCTGTGTGGCAGTATTATCCTCATctaacaaataaggaaactgaggccgagAGTAATTATGTGACTTGTTCAAGTTCTACCCGACAGCTGAGCTCTTTTCAAGATGGCAGCTGCCTCCCAAGCCTCCTTTTCCTCTGCTTCCTGACATCCTCCTTGAACTCCAGCCACAGTGACCTATTCTCTCCCAAAGAAACACCAGGATTACTCCTTGAAGAGTCCTTATTCAGGCCCTTTTTGACCCCTGGAATCCTCTCTCCTTCCATTCTCTCAACCCAAATGCCACAATCTTCCTTACCGTCTGAACCAGGTGTGAGCTCCTAGGGTCAGGGACAGTGACATTAACATCTCTGTGTCCCACCTGCTCACAGAACAGGGCCAGTCCTGGAGTGGGCTCTCTGGGACAGTACTCATCATCAGGTCCTTCTTGTCTGGGTTTTGTCTGATTGAAGCCCCTCCTGGGACAGGGGCAGAGCCTTCAACTCTGCTCAATCCAACCTATGCTCATGGAGATCAGccctgagccctgccctgtgCGAGGAACAGTGTAATGGAAGATGAATAAGTCCTTCAAGTATGCCAGCCCATACCTGGCTCACACTCCTAACACTTGCTGTTTTCTCTGTGGATCTGCATGTGGCTGCCTCCTCATCATCTAAGGGCTCAGTTCACATGTAAGCACCTCCAAGGGACCTAAATGACAACCCCTCCATCTCTTTATAGTCTTTATCCCATCACTCTATTGCATTCTCTTTATAGCAGTTATCATTATCTGAAGTTCTTAGATCCTTGTTTATATTAATTCAttgagcttacattctagtggagtGAAACAGACAGTAAATATATAATGTTAGGTGATGCTACATGGTATGCAGAAAAACAGCAGGCCAAGAGAGATAGAGATAAGGGGACacttgagcagagacctgaaggtAATGTGGGAATGCTGGGGGAAGAGCCTTCCAGGTAggggaaacagcaagtgcaaaggccctgatgAGGAGGTTATTGAGTCTGAATGAGTGAGGGCACAGCAGCAGAAATGAGACCAAGAAGGTATAGGGAGGGCTAGTTAGATTGCTTAGGCCTTGGTTAAGGACTTTGATTTTAAATCGAATGAGATCGGAAGTTACTATATGTTTTAAGCAGTGGAGTAACATgatctactttttaaaaggatCATGCTGGCTGCTGGTGGGATTTAGGATATGTGGAGGCAAGGATGGAAACTCTCCCAAGGGTGACTAATTTATTCCAGTTTGCCTAGGACTTTCTTGGCTCTAGCATTGAAAGCCCCATGTCCTGAGAACCCACCCCAAGTCCTGGGCAAACCAGGATGTTGGTCACCCTACAGGGAACAGTAATCCAAGTGAGAGATGGTGGTACTTGGACTAAAGTGATAGTGATAAAAAAAAGTGGCCAGATTTtggttatattttgaaataaaagccTAAAGATCTTGCTGATGGAGTCAGTGTGGGTGTGATAGAATGaaaggagtcaaggatgacttgCAGGTTTTTGGCCTGAACAACCCGAAGGACAGAGATACTACTTATGAAGAGGAGGAAGGCTGTAGGTAGGGTAGACTTTGGAGGATGGATAATCAGAGTTTGGTTTTGGACATGTTGGTTTGGGATAATTTAACAGACTGGCAAGGAGGGATGTCAACCAGGTATTTGGGTATGAGTCTAAAGTTCTGAGGAGCATTCCAGGCTGGAGAG
Protein-coding regions in this window:
- the ATPAF1 gene encoding ATP synthase mitochondrial F1 complex assembly factor 1 isoform 2 (isoform 2 is encoded by transcript variant 2), producing the protein MERARGPRAEADAPEEEEEAGAAMAAVVVAAAGGAGPAVLQVAGLYRGLCAVRSRALGLGLVSPAQLRVFPVRPGSGRPEGGADSSGVGAEAELQANPFYDRYRDKIQLLRRSDPAAFESRLEKRSEFRKQPVGHSRQGDFIKCVEQKTDALGKQSVNRGFTKDKTLSSIFNIEMVKEKTAEEIKQIWQQYFAAKDTVYAVIPAEKFDLIWNRAQSCPTNVAEAQCIANQVQLFYATDRKETYGLVETFNLRPNEFKYMSVIAELEQSGLGAELKCAQNQNKT